One stretch of Enterobacter sp. RHBSTW-00994 DNA includes these proteins:
- the zntB gene encoding zinc transporter ZntB, translated as MEGIKGSEVNVPDAVFAWVFDGRGGARPLEDSDSIDSEHPCWLHLNYTHPDSAQWLASTPLLPNSVRDALSGDSLRPRVSRLGDGTLITLRCINGSTDERPDQLVAMRVYMDERMIVSTRQRKVLALDDVVNDLKEGTGPIDCGGWLVDVCDALTDHASEFIEELHDKIIDLEDNLLDQQIPPRGFLALLRKQLIVMRRYMTPQRDVYARLASERLNWMNDDQRRRMQDIADRLGRGLDEIDSCIARTAVMADEIAQVMQESLSRRTYTMSLMAMVFLPSTFLTGLFGVNLGGIPGGGYQFGFTAFCIMLVVLIGGVAWWLHRSKWL; from the coding sequence GTGGAAGGCATTAAAGGCTCTGAAGTTAACGTTCCTGACGCGGTTTTTGCGTGGGTGTTTGACGGTCGTGGCGGAGCCAGACCACTTGAAGACAGTGATAGCATCGACAGTGAACACCCCTGTTGGCTGCATCTTAACTACACACATCCGGATAGCGCACAGTGGCTGGCTTCAACTCCCCTGTTACCGAACAGTGTTCGGGATGCGTTATCAGGAGACAGCCTGCGGCCACGAGTCAGTCGATTGGGCGACGGTACACTGATTACGTTACGCTGCATTAATGGTAGTACAGATGAACGCCCCGACCAGTTGGTCGCGATGCGCGTCTATATGGACGAGCGCATGATTGTCTCTACTCGCCAGAGAAAAGTTCTGGCGCTGGATGACGTGGTGAATGACTTGAAAGAGGGTACGGGGCCGATCGACTGCGGTGGATGGCTTGTTGATGTCTGCGACGCACTGACCGACCACGCCAGTGAATTTATTGAAGAACTGCACGATAAAATTATCGACCTGGAAGACAATCTCCTCGACCAGCAAATTCCCCCCCGCGGCTTTCTGGCGCTGTTACGCAAACAGTTGATTGTGATGCGACGTTATATGACACCGCAGCGAGATGTCTATGCACGTCTGGCCAGTGAACGCCTCAACTGGATGAATGATGACCAGCGTCGGAGAATGCAGGATATTGCTGACAGGCTGGGACGCGGTCTTGATGAAATCGATTCCTGTATTGCCAGAACTGCCGTGATGGCGGATGAAATTGCCCAGGTGATGCAAGAATCACTGTCGAGAAGAACATACACAATGTCATTAATGGCGATGGTGTTTCTACCCAGCACATTTTTAACCGGGTTGTTTGGCGTTAACCTGGGGGGAATTCCGGGAGGGGGATATCAGTTTGGCTTTACGGCATTTTGCATCATGTTAGTGGTTTTGATTGGCGGTGTTGCATGGTGGTTGCATCGTAGTAAATGGTTGTAA
- a CDS encoding membrane-associated sensor domain-containing protein, whose product MTIKKPCAAFDFRLAEMRSIAIKTSMTWFLWVNILFSLFILGRRYFSTFDALTSPLSPQDLLESVMVIDLTLSVAVLFILRMAPLQHANWLRKLAKVSVVGLSLCWAICFYVLIASEDIRIIFPFAALLLFTALISLYFDPKVLLSFIVPVWLTILVTTLFHPSSLTVLNALLWILLAGLIESGRRILNSWFLLALRREQENADLIQQLGQLASKDPLTGLANRRSFEARMDDQEILNHQRDGIGFGLIMLDVDHFKLYNDYYGHQQGDACLVAIAQTLEFATQESKGVVGRFGGEEFVLLLPDATLDMLLNTAENITQALRTQALPYVLSPVNPLVTVSQGLATWQPGQTAPSIIARADKALYMAKQQGRNRWVAVQ is encoded by the coding sequence GTGACAATAAAAAAGCCCTGTGCGGCATTCGATTTTCGTCTGGCCGAAATGCGCTCAATTGCCATAAAAACAAGCATGACCTGGTTCCTGTGGGTAAACATCCTGTTCTCCTTATTTATATTAGGACGTCGCTATTTCTCTACCTTCGACGCTCTGACATCACCGCTTAGTCCTCAGGATTTGCTGGAGTCGGTGATGGTTATCGACCTGACGCTCTCAGTCGCCGTACTTTTCATCCTACGGATGGCCCCGCTGCAACATGCCAACTGGCTAAGAAAATTGGCGAAAGTGAGCGTTGTCGGCCTAAGCCTCTGCTGGGCAATCTGCTTTTATGTACTCATTGCCAGCGAAGATATCCGCATCATTTTTCCGTTTGCCGCGTTATTACTTTTTACTGCACTTATCTCGCTTTATTTCGACCCAAAGGTGTTACTGAGCTTTATTGTACCTGTATGGCTAACCATTCTCGTCACGACGCTATTTCACCCCTCCAGTCTCACCGTACTGAACGCATTATTATGGATACTGCTGGCTGGTCTGATTGAATCTGGCCGACGTATTCTCAATAGCTGGTTTCTTTTGGCGTTACGCCGCGAGCAGGAAAATGCAGATCTGATTCAGCAATTAGGGCAATTGGCCAGCAAAGATCCGTTAACCGGCCTTGCCAACCGTCGATCCTTCGAAGCCAGGATGGATGATCAAGAGATTCTAAACCATCAGCGTGACGGTATAGGTTTTGGCCTGATCATGCTGGATGTTGATCATTTCAAGCTCTATAACGACTATTATGGCCATCAGCAGGGTGATGCGTGTCTGGTTGCCATTGCACAAACACTTGAGTTCGCCACACAAGAAAGCAAAGGAGTGGTGGGTCGTTTTGGTGGGGAAGAGTTTGTTCTGTTACTGCCCGACGCAACCCTCGACATGTTGCTCAATACAGCAGAAAACATCACTCAGGCATTGCGCACGCAGGCACTTCCGTATGTCCTTTCGCCCGTCAATCCTTTAGTCACCGTAAGTCAGGGGCTGGCCACCTGGCAACCGGGACAAACCGCGCCATCCATCATTGCCCGTGCAGATAAGGCGCTGTATATGGCGAAACAGCAAGGCCGTAATCGTTGGGTTGCTGTGCAATAA
- a CDS encoding methyl-accepting chemotaxis protein, whose translation MLRNISVRTFIIYFLLGVFLLLDVLVAFLSNNATLFISVNVVNVLAAFLLWSYMTKYLVTPINTVKKSIEEVTSGNLAVSIPEFGNNCAGRLIPGINSLSSNIATLVREIRASSQTAMTLSEQLSARSAQLSVKTEQQSASLIQTAASMEQMAASTKNNADNTRLASERANAATLQARKGGELMGQVANNMQSITECAQQMTEIITLIDGIAFQTNILALNAAVEAARAGDHGKGFSVVAGEVRNLAHRSAEAAKNIKTLIDVTSNNVTQGVTVVSEAEKNMHEIVEGSGQVSRLMDDISTTTTEQEKGISQITQALSELERVTQSNVAMVEELNGSSDVLRNQVIELQARTRNFRLDSGVPAEVYPSMQASPVAFSHRTEHSF comes from the coding sequence ATGCTAAGAAATATTAGTGTCCGAACGTTTATTATCTATTTTCTCTTGGGCGTATTTTTGTTATTAGATGTATTGGTGGCTTTTTTATCGAACAACGCAACGCTTTTTATTTCAGTGAATGTTGTTAATGTACTTGCAGCATTTTTACTTTGGTCCTATATGACCAAATATCTTGTGACCCCTATCAATACAGTGAAAAAAAGCATCGAAGAGGTGACGTCAGGCAATCTCGCGGTGTCTATCCCAGAATTTGGCAATAACTGTGCCGGTCGATTGATTCCGGGTATCAATAGTTTATCAAGCAATATCGCCACGTTAGTGCGTGAGATCCGCGCATCGTCTCAAACGGCGATGACATTGTCTGAACAACTGTCTGCGCGTAGTGCACAACTTTCAGTTAAGACTGAACAGCAATCCGCCTCGCTGATTCAAACGGCAGCCAGCATGGAACAGATGGCGGCCAGTACCAAAAATAACGCGGACAATACGCGTTTAGCCAGTGAACGGGCAAATGCGGCAACACTACAGGCTCGTAAAGGGGGGGAGTTGATGGGGCAAGTTGCTAACAACATGCAATCCATTACGGAGTGTGCGCAGCAAATGACGGAAATTATTACGCTTATTGATGGCATCGCTTTCCAGACAAACATTCTGGCGCTGAATGCGGCTGTTGAGGCAGCGAGAGCGGGCGATCATGGGAAAGGGTTCTCAGTGGTTGCCGGTGAGGTCAGAAACCTTGCTCATCGTAGTGCGGAAGCGGCAAAGAACATTAAAACGCTGATTGATGTGACCAGTAATAACGTGACTCAGGGCGTGACGGTTGTCTCCGAAGCAGAGAAAAACATGCATGAAATTGTGGAGGGCTCGGGGCAGGTGAGCAGACTGATGGACGACATCTCCACCACCACGACAGAGCAAGAGAAAGGGATCTCGCAAATTACGCAGGCTCTCTCAGAACTGGAACGCGTTACGCAGAGTAACGTTGCAATGGTTGAAGAACTCAACGGTTCGTCAGACGTTCTGCGCAATCAGGTGATTGAGCTACAGGCCAGGACGCGTAACTTCCGGCTTGATAGTGGTGTTCCGGCAGAGGTTTACCCGTCGATGCAGGCATCTCCTGTGGCGTTTTCGCATCGAACTGAACATTCATTCTGA
- a CDS encoding bifunctional diguanylate cyclase/phosphodiesterase: MLNVSWDPVLIAISFLVAFIASFVALDCAGKIPLTSRKAAMFWRIAGGVTLGIGIWSMHFIGMLSMKMPMIMSYHLWLTLGSLGIAVLTSTLAINIAVPGNSLSPFRLILATLILSSGVVSMHYVGMAALMLHGSISWDQRIVLLSVVIAIIASGVALWLAFHLRDKRKGVFINRIAAALVMGTAICAMHYTGMSAAHFHDMALTMPGGISELGLSIWVSVTTLCLLGLMLIISLVDSHFRTVRLTDNLRQLNRQLELQARFDALTGLANRHQMDIRLQDCLHSSLLNKKQFAVVFIDIDHFKRVNDTWGHHVGDELLISVAQRITARLTREMTLARLGGDEFILLVPECDDEKINTLVTTLLDDMRRPLSICGHAQNTTLSAGVSLYPQHGETLHELKLKADAAMNHVKQEGRNGWAIYRPEMSTAVPAEPSFLQELSQALERDQFELWYQPTYLAEQNTIHGFEALLRWRHPEQGVLLPSLFLPSLEQTGLIIPVGNWAIEAACRQLHFWTEQGFSQWTLSFNLSPIQFEQQDIFTVVSSMLQKYNLLPSRLILEVTESTALKNLDRSIELLNAFNQAGITVSIDDFGTGYSNLLMLNVLPAKELKIDKSFVSSMLENEKSRKLVETIINIARTMEMKIVAEGIETEAQQEVLASLGCDYLQGFLFSRPLPAEQVPWLLLQKNSDKQIIPIGKVHTESSFISQKNHA; this comes from the coding sequence ATGCTCAATGTATCGTGGGACCCAGTGTTAATTGCCATCTCGTTCCTGGTGGCGTTTATCGCCTCTTTTGTGGCATTAGACTGTGCAGGAAAAATCCCCCTCACTAGCCGCAAAGCCGCTATGTTCTGGCGCATTGCCGGAGGCGTGACCCTGGGAATCGGCATCTGGTCAATGCATTTCATTGGCATGCTGTCTATGAAAATGCCGATGATCATGAGTTATCACCTCTGGCTCACGCTAGGGTCACTCGGCATCGCCGTGCTGACATCCACTCTGGCGATCAATATTGCGGTCCCCGGCAATTCGCTTTCTCCGTTTCGTTTAATCCTGGCCACGCTGATCCTGAGTTCAGGAGTGGTGTCGATGCACTACGTAGGAATGGCTGCACTGATGCTTCACGGGAGTATCAGTTGGGACCAGCGTATTGTGCTGCTGTCTGTGGTGATTGCGATTATTGCCTCTGGAGTCGCACTCTGGCTCGCATTTCATCTGCGTGATAAGCGCAAAGGTGTCTTTATCAATCGCATTGCTGCTGCCCTTGTGATGGGGACGGCCATTTGTGCCATGCATTATACCGGAATGAGTGCGGCTCATTTTCACGATATGGCGCTCACGATGCCAGGTGGCATCAGTGAACTCGGGCTCTCGATTTGGGTTTCAGTCACGACCCTGTGTCTGCTTGGGCTCATGTTAATTATTTCGCTGGTGGACTCCCATTTTCGCACAGTCAGGCTGACCGATAATTTGCGTCAGCTGAATCGGCAACTGGAACTACAGGCCCGGTTTGACGCACTTACCGGCCTAGCTAACCGGCATCAGATGGATATCCGCTTACAGGATTGTCTGCACAGTTCACTGCTGAATAAGAAACAATTTGCCGTCGTTTTCATCGACATTGACCATTTTAAACGCGTGAACGATACCTGGGGACATCATGTAGGCGATGAGCTGTTAATTAGCGTTGCACAGAGAATTACCGCCAGACTGACGCGTGAAATGACGCTGGCAAGGTTAGGTGGTGATGAGTTTATTTTGCTGGTCCCGGAATGTGATGATGAGAAAATTAATACTCTGGTCACCACGTTGCTCGATGACATGCGTCGGCCACTGTCAATTTGCGGTCATGCACAAAATACCACGCTAAGCGCAGGCGTCAGCCTGTATCCGCAGCATGGCGAAACGCTGCATGAGCTTAAGCTGAAAGCTGATGCGGCGATGAATCATGTCAAACAAGAAGGTCGAAACGGCTGGGCGATCTATCGTCCTGAAATGTCAACAGCGGTTCCTGCTGAACCCAGTTTCTTACAGGAGCTATCTCAGGCGCTTGAGCGCGATCAATTTGAGCTTTGGTATCAGCCAACCTACCTCGCTGAGCAGAATACTATTCACGGTTTTGAAGCACTTCTACGCTGGCGACACCCGGAGCAAGGCGTGTTGCTGCCGAGTTTGTTTTTACCGTCTCTTGAACAGACCGGTTTAATCATACCTGTCGGAAACTGGGCGATTGAAGCCGCGTGCCGGCAATTACATTTCTGGACGGAGCAAGGCTTCAGTCAGTGGACATTGTCATTCAACTTATCGCCTATACAGTTTGAACAACAAGATATATTCACTGTTGTCTCCTCCATGCTGCAAAAATATAATCTGCTTCCGTCTCGCCTGATCCTTGAAGTCACTGAAAGCACAGCCCTCAAAAATCTTGACCGCAGTATCGAATTGCTGAATGCGTTTAACCAGGCTGGAATAACCGTTTCAATAGATGATTTTGGTACGGGTTATTCAAATCTGCTTATGCTCAACGTTCTTCCTGCAAAAGAGCTTAAAATCGACAAAAGTTTTGTGAGCTCCATGCTGGAAAATGAGAAAAGCAGAAAGCTGGTGGAAACCATTATTAATATTGCGCGCACAATGGAGATGAAAATCGTCGCTGAGGGGATCGAAACAGAAGCGCAGCAAGAAGTCCTGGCCAGCCTGGGTTGTGATTACCTGCAAGGTTTCCTGTTCTCTCGACCTTTACCAGCAGAACAGGTTCCCTGGTTACTGTTACAAAAGAACTCCGACAAACAGATTATACCAATCGGTAAAGTTCATACGGAATCCTCATTTATTTCACAAAAAAATCATGCCTGA
- a CDS encoding sensor domain-containing diguanylate cyclase, with translation MSQNSFDALNFIKTPVWLISPVSEQILFANTAATDVMRNKTLIEMRAGIYSANAQTVLSMYVPDLKADQEIVEIWTVLRDQQESTLSCRLTLTWFEPYGDVIVFEGITLQTPSGLKATRSATYQRKKQGFYARFFLTNSAPMLLIDPSRDGQIVDANVAALNFYGYSHDEMCCKHTWEINTLGRNILPIMTEIARLPGGHKPLNFIHRLADGTTRHVQTYAGPIEIYGDKLMLCIIHDITEQKRLEQELEHAALRDSMTGLLNRRQFYLITEQTNLSHLPTQQQFSLLLVDTDHFKNINDVFGHLKGDEVLISLSRTLESCCREDDVVFRWGGEEFVILLPKTSLDTAMQVAETIRAAVARITIPGLPRFTVSIGVARHNPDESIDDLFKRVDDALYRAKNNGRNKVLAA, from the coding sequence ATGTCGCAAAATAGCTTCGATGCACTGAATTTCATAAAGACGCCAGTGTGGCTAATTTCACCTGTCTCAGAACAGATCCTATTTGCGAACACCGCAGCAACGGATGTCATGCGGAATAAAACGCTGATTGAAATGCGGGCTGGAATATATTCCGCAAATGCGCAAACAGTGCTTTCAATGTATGTACCAGACCTTAAAGCCGATCAAGAGATCGTCGAAATCTGGACCGTCTTGCGTGATCAGCAGGAGAGCACGCTCAGTTGCCGCCTGACACTGACCTGGTTTGAACCTTATGGTGATGTCATTGTGTTTGAAGGTATTACTCTGCAAACGCCTTCAGGCCTCAAGGCAACTCGTTCAGCCACTTATCAGCGTAAGAAACAAGGTTTCTACGCCCGATTTTTCCTGACTAACAGTGCCCCGATGCTCTTAATTGACCCGTCCAGAGACGGTCAAATTGTTGATGCCAATGTGGCAGCCCTTAATTTTTATGGTTATTCCCATGATGAGATGTGTTGTAAACATACGTGGGAGATCAACACGCTTGGGCGCAATATTTTACCAATAATGACTGAAATCGCGCGTCTTCCTGGTGGGCATAAACCGCTTAATTTTATTCATCGTCTTGCTGATGGGACCACCCGCCACGTTCAAACCTACGCCGGCCCTATCGAGATTTACGGTGACAAACTCATGCTCTGTATCATTCACGATATTACCGAGCAGAAGCGGCTTGAACAGGAACTGGAGCACGCCGCATTGCGTGATTCGATGACAGGCCTGCTCAATCGTCGACAGTTTTACCTAATTACAGAGCAAACCAACCTCTCACACCTCCCGACCCAGCAGCAGTTCAGCTTGTTATTGGTCGACACCGATCATTTCAAAAACATCAACGATGTGTTCGGTCACCTTAAGGGAGATGAGGTTTTGATCTCCTTGTCTCGTACACTGGAGTCCTGCTGTCGTGAAGACGATGTGGTGTTTCGCTGGGGTGGTGAAGAGTTTGTCATCTTACTGCCAAAGACATCACTCGATACCGCAATGCAGGTTGCCGAAACTATCCGTGCCGCGGTCGCTCGCATTACGATCCCCGGACTGCCCCGCTTTACTGTTAGCATAGGCGTTGCCCGGCATAACCCTGATGAGAGTATCGACGATCTGTTTAAACGCGTTGATGATGCGCTTTATCGTGCCAAGAACAACGGCCGCAATAAAGTGCTGGCGGCATGA
- a CDS encoding Ecr family regulatory small membrane protein, with protein sequence MGKTEIILILIILSLIILGYWFIFSGEIWHLVEYLENCIYPSIETP encoded by the coding sequence ATGGGAAAGACAGAAATAATACTCATCTTAATCATTTTAAGCCTTATTATTTTAGGCTACTGGTTTATTTTTAGCGGTGAAATCTGGCATCTGGTCGAATACCTTGAAAACTGTATCTACCCTTCTATCGAAACCCCTTAG
- the maiA gene encoding maleylacetoacetate isomerase, with protein MKLYSFFNSSASYRVRIALALKGIAYQTVGVNIRVGQQNECAYRQINPAGLVPTLVTDEGESLGQSLAIIDWLDRHFPQVPLLPVGDPARSKVLEIVYAITCDIHPLNNVRVLRYLTDELKVSEEEKKRWYAHWIQQGLRAVEELLSQSQSGAFCVGNCPTLADCCLIPQWANAQRMGCDLRQYPRCRAVYEACSHLPEFIVAAPENQRDKICA; from the coding sequence ATGAAGCTGTACAGTTTTTTTAATAGCTCGGCATCATATCGGGTGCGTATCGCGCTGGCCTTAAAAGGGATCGCTTATCAGACTGTGGGCGTCAATATTCGTGTTGGGCAACAAAATGAGTGCGCCTATCGTCAGATAAATCCAGCCGGACTCGTTCCCACGTTAGTGACTGATGAAGGCGAATCGCTTGGTCAGTCGCTCGCAATCATAGACTGGCTGGATCGCCATTTTCCACAAGTGCCACTGTTACCTGTGGGCGATCCGGCTCGAAGTAAAGTGCTGGAAATTGTCTATGCAATCACCTGCGATATCCATCCGCTGAACAATGTTCGGGTATTGCGCTATTTGACTGATGAGTTAAAGGTGAGTGAGGAGGAGAAAAAGCGCTGGTATGCGCACTGGATCCAACAAGGGCTTCGTGCAGTAGAAGAATTGCTGAGTCAGAGTCAATCAGGAGCATTTTGCGTGGGGAATTGCCCAACGCTGGCGGATTGCTGCCTGATTCCTCAATGGGCAAATGCGCAGAGAATGGGCTGTGATCTGCGCCAGTATCCACGCTGCAGGGCAGTGTATGAGGCCTGTAGCCATCTTCCGGAATTTATTGTCGCAGCACCTGAAAATCAGAGAGACAAAATATGTGCATAA
- a CDS encoding fumarylacetoacetate hydrolase family protein produces MVRYTFAPQKPVAIPVVGSEEQFPVRRVYCVGRNYAAHAREMGFDPEREPPFFFCKPADAVVPVATGETLELAYPSQTDNYHYEIELVVAIGKKGSDIPLDEAHKYIWGYATGLDMTRRDRQMEMRKMGRPWEIGKSFDNSAPIAPLHKVADAVDLNETAIWLQVNGEDRQRSDILHLIWSVNETISYLSTFFELQPGDLIFTGTPEGVGAVVKDDVITGNVEGLTPISVKIV; encoded by the coding sequence ATGGTCCGCTATACATTTGCACCACAGAAACCGGTTGCTATCCCGGTTGTTGGCAGCGAGGAGCAGTTTCCTGTTCGCCGAGTTTATTGTGTTGGGCGTAATTATGCGGCACACGCCCGTGAAATGGGGTTCGATCCCGAGCGCGAACCGCCCTTCTTTTTTTGTAAACCGGCTGACGCAGTTGTCCCCGTGGCGACGGGCGAAACGCTGGAACTAGCCTATCCGTCACAAACGGATAATTACCATTATGAAATTGAGCTGGTGGTCGCCATAGGTAAGAAAGGCAGTGATATTCCGTTAGATGAAGCCCATAAATATATATGGGGTTATGCCACCGGACTGGATATGACGCGTCGTGACCGGCAGATGGAGATGCGCAAGATGGGGCGTCCGTGGGAAATCGGTAAATCGTTTGACAATTCCGCTCCCATTGCCCCTTTGCATAAAGTGGCCGATGCGGTTGATCTGAATGAAACTGCGATTTGGTTGCAGGTGAATGGTGAAGATCGTCAGCGTAGCGATATTCTCCATCTTATCTGGTCGGTAAATGAAACCATCAGCTATCTGTCCACTTTTTTCGAACTACAGCCTGGCGATTTAATCTTTACCGGCACACCGGAAGGTGTAGGTGCGGTTGTGAAGGATGATGTGATTACCGGGAATGTAGAGGGTTTGACGCCTATCAGTGTGAAGATTGTCTGA
- the gtdA gene encoding gentisate 1,2-dioxygenase: MSEVNSSVKQRRQQFYQHISGRNLTPLWELLHQLVPQTPNANCAPAYWNYQEIRPLLLECGDLIGAKEAVRRVLVLENPALRGMSSITTTLYAGLQLILPGEVAPSHRHNQAALRFIVEGKGAFTAVDGERTQMCVGDLILTPQWCWHDHGNTGDDPVVWLDGLDLPLVNLLGCGFAEDYPEDQHPITRKEGDYLPRYAANMLPLRHQKGNSSPIFNYRYDRSREVLSDLARMSEADEWDGYKMRYVNPVTGGYPMPSMGMFLQLLPKGFTSRLARTTDSTIYHVVEGAGQVTIGNETFTFSAKDIFVVPTWHAISFQTSEETVLFSFSDRPVQELLGLFREARY, translated from the coding sequence ATGTCTGAAGTTAATTCATCTGTCAAACAACGGCGTCAGCAATTTTACCAGCATATTTCAGGCCGAAATCTGACACCGCTCTGGGAATTGCTGCATCAACTGGTGCCACAAACGCCGAACGCGAATTGTGCCCCGGCCTACTGGAACTATCAGGAGATCCGCCCGCTGCTGCTGGAATGTGGGGATCTGATTGGGGCGAAAGAGGCGGTCCGACGAGTTTTAGTGCTGGAAAACCCGGCTCTACGCGGGATGTCATCCATCACGACGACATTATACGCTGGGCTGCAACTCATTTTACCTGGCGAGGTTGCACCCAGCCATCGGCACAATCAAGCGGCGCTACGTTTTATTGTAGAAGGGAAAGGAGCCTTCACCGCCGTGGACGGCGAGCGAACGCAAATGTGCGTCGGTGATTTAATTCTGACGCCTCAGTGGTGTTGGCACGATCATGGCAATACGGGAGATGACCCGGTGGTTTGGCTGGATGGTCTGGATTTGCCGCTGGTCAATTTATTGGGGTGTGGTTTTGCGGAAGATTACCCAGAAGATCAGCATCCGATCACGCGAAAAGAGGGGGATTACTTGCCTCGTTATGCGGCCAATATGCTGCCGTTACGCCATCAAAAAGGAAACTCGTCCCCTATCTTTAATTACCGCTATGACAGGAGCCGTGAGGTGCTGTCTGACCTGGCCCGGATGAGCGAGGCAGACGAGTGGGACGGTTATAAAATGCGTTACGTGAACCCGGTAACGGGGGGCTACCCCATGCCGTCGATGGGGATGTTTTTGCAGCTATTGCCAAAAGGATTCACCTCGCGTCTTGCACGGACGACGGATAGTACGATCTACCACGTTGTGGAAGGCGCGGGGCAGGTCACGATCGGCAACGAGACGTTTACCTTTTCGGCAAAAGATATTTTTGTGGTCCCGACCTGGCATGCCATTTCGTTTCAGACCAGCGAAGAGACGGTGTTATTCAGCTTTTCAGACAGACCTGTTCAGGAACTACTTGGGTTGTTCCGTGAAGCACGTTATTAA
- a CDS encoding aromatic acid/H+ symport family MFS transporter yields the protein MTQECDLQALIDKAPVGRMQWQVIICCFLVVMLDGFDTAAIGFIAPDILSRWQLNVSDLAPLFGAGLVGLTAGALLGGPLADRFGRKRVIELCVVLFGVFSLLSAFSPDLQSLVILRFLTGLGLGGAMPNTITMTSEYLPARRRSTLVTLMFCGFTLGSAMGGIVSAQLVPLIGWSGILILGGVLPIVLFCVLLFALPESPRWQIRHQESQEIIARTVSAITRVRYSNTHFCLNEVAAVEKGTIRQLFAGRQLPITLMLWTVFFMSLLIIYLLSSWMPTLLSHRDVELQQASWVTAAFQIGGTLGALLLGMLMDKSNPCRVLAMSYALGAVCIVMIGLSENDLWLMALAIFGTGIGISGSQVGLNALTATLYPTQSRATGVSWSSAVGRSGAIVGSLSGGIMVMGHFSFNALFFVIAIPAAISAVMLTLLMFVLRHSVSKSDDLPRKGITNE from the coding sequence ATGACTCAAGAATGTGATCTACAAGCTCTGATTGATAAAGCCCCCGTTGGAAGAATGCAGTGGCAAGTCATTATCTGCTGCTTTCTGGTGGTGATGCTGGATGGTTTTGATACTGCCGCAATTGGATTTATTGCACCGGACATTCTTTCTCGCTGGCAACTGAACGTTAGCGATCTTGCACCGCTGTTTGGTGCAGGTCTGGTGGGGTTGACTGCAGGGGCGTTGCTCGGTGGTCCGCTGGCCGACCGGTTTGGTCGTAAACGGGTGATTGAGTTGTGCGTAGTGTTGTTTGGCGTGTTTAGTCTGTTGTCAGCCTTCTCGCCAGACCTGCAAAGCCTTGTCATTTTACGATTTTTAACCGGGCTGGGGTTGGGGGGCGCGATGCCCAATACCATCACCATGACGTCCGAATACCTTCCTGCTCGTCGCCGCAGCACGCTGGTGACGTTGATGTTTTGTGGTTTTACGCTCGGATCGGCGATGGGGGGAATTGTCAGCGCGCAGTTAGTACCGCTTATTGGCTGGAGCGGGATTCTGATCCTTGGTGGGGTACTGCCCATCGTGTTGTTTTGCGTCTTGCTGTTTGCTCTGCCGGAATCGCCGCGCTGGCAGATTCGTCATCAGGAGTCACAGGAGATTATCGCCAGAACGGTTAGCGCCATCACCAGGGTGCGTTATAGCAATACTCATTTCTGTCTGAATGAAGTCGCCGCCGTCGAGAAGGGGACCATTCGTCAGCTCTTTGCAGGACGTCAGCTTCCCATCACGTTGATGCTGTGGACTGTTTTCTTCATGAGTCTGCTGATTATCTATCTACTTTCCAGTTGGATGCCCACCTTGCTCAGCCACCGCGACGTTGAATTACAGCAAGCCTCATGGGTCACGGCGGCATTTCAGATTGGGGGGACGCTTGGTGCACTGCTGTTAGGGATGTTGATGGACAAATCTAATCCTTGCCGCGTGCTGGCGATGAGCTATGCGCTGGGGGCCGTTTGCATCGTAATGATTGGCCTGAGTGAGAACGATCTATGGCTGATGGCGCTGGCGATTTTTGGTACGGGAATCGGTATCAGTGGTTCACAAGTCGGGCTGAATGCCCTGACAGCTACGCTTTATCCCACGCAAAGCCGTGCGACAGGGGTGAGCTGGTCCAGTGCTGTGGGGCGGAGCGGTGCGATTGTGGGGTCGCTTTCCGGCGGCATAATGGTGATGGGGCATTTTTCTTTTAATGCGTTGTTTTTCGTTATTGCTATTCCGGCGGCAATAAGTGCGGTGATGCTCACCTTACTCATGTTTGTCCTCCGCCATTCGGTTTCTAAATCTGATGATTTGCCTCGTAAAGGTATTACCAACGAGTGA